In Limisphaera ngatamarikiensis, the following proteins share a genomic window:
- a CDS encoding glycoside hydrolase family 16 protein, translated as MRVRNLSILLCLTWTTALVGAAPGPEWKLVWADEFDRPGLPDPARWNYEEGFVRNRELQYYTVARTNNARVENGLLIIEAHKERFPNPRHRPDAPPERWQQSRPFAEYTSASLTTRDRASWTYGRFEIRARLPRGRGTWPAFWMLGTNITQVGWPACGEIDILEYVGHEPGIIHANVHTRGYNHVRGNGRGARIQIPDAETHFHVYALEWSPQRLDFFVDDRKFFTLENDGTGVDSWPFDAPHYLILNLAIGGDWGGQRGVDDSIFPCRFEIDYVRVYQRSPP; from the coding sequence ATGCGAGTCCGAAACCTCTCAATCCTGTTGTGCCTCACCTGGACCACGGCCCTCGTGGGAGCCGCGCCCGGCCCCGAATGGAAATTGGTTTGGGCCGATGAGTTTGACCGACCCGGCCTGCCCGATCCCGCCCGCTGGAACTACGAGGAGGGGTTCGTTCGAAACCGCGAACTCCAGTACTACACCGTCGCTCGAACCAATAACGCGCGCGTGGAGAACGGGCTCCTCATCATCGAAGCCCACAAGGAGCGGTTCCCCAACCCTCGCCACCGGCCCGATGCCCCTCCCGAACGCTGGCAGCAGAGCCGCCCCTTCGCCGAATACACCTCCGCCAGCCTCACCACCCGCGACCGCGCCTCCTGGACCTACGGACGGTTCGAAATCCGAGCCCGCCTGCCCCGTGGCCGCGGTACCTGGCCCGCCTTCTGGATGCTCGGCACCAACATCACCCAGGTTGGCTGGCCCGCCTGCGGCGAAATCGACATCCTCGAATATGTCGGACACGAACCCGGCATCATCCACGCCAACGTCCATACCCGCGGGTACAATCACGTTCGCGGCAACGGCCGCGGCGCCCGCATCCAAATCCCCGACGCAGAAACCCATTTCCACGTCTACGCGCTCGAATGGTCCCCGCAACGGCTCGACTTCTTCGTGGACGACCGGAAATTCTTCACCCTCGAAAACGACGGCACCGGCGTGGACTCCTGGCCGTTCGACGCACCCCACTACCTCATCCTCAACCTCGCCATCGGAGGTGACTGGGGCGGACAACGCGGCGTGGACGATTCCATCTTCCCCTGCCGGTTTGAAATCGATTACGTCCGGGTTTACCAGCGCTCCCCGCCCTGA
- a CDS encoding DNRLRE domain-containing protein yields the protein MELQHRHLLGLAAGLAGCVASLQAQPIETNVFSPVADTYVQYGIGQDSNFGTLEYLYLFANGTARDYFAYVRFDLSAVPSDAQLVDATLKLTKVTGPRNDTLNTARLRILGLNDVPGNTPQNWDELTLTFNTIGAEWTAPNEFDPDRVTSFDDALGNETADNTTGIATISGANLVNFLTSRLTAGGLVTFILDFATTEGGRGFAFGSRENADPNARPQLTLAYQVPEPTMPALLTLGGLLFLAWCRRLR from the coding sequence ATGGAACTGCAGCACCGACATCTTCTGGGACTGGCAGCCGGGCTGGCCGGCTGCGTTGCGAGCCTTCAGGCGCAACCCATCGAAACGAACGTGTTCAGCCCGGTGGCCGATACGTACGTCCAATACGGCATCGGTCAAGATTCGAATTTCGGGACGCTGGAGTACTTGTATCTGTTCGCCAACGGGACGGCCCGCGACTACTTCGCCTACGTCCGGTTTGACCTCTCGGCCGTCCCGTCCGATGCCCAACTGGTCGACGCAACGCTAAAGCTCACCAAGGTAACCGGACCCCGAAACGATACCTTGAACACTGCCCGACTGCGAATCCTCGGCCTGAACGACGTACCGGGAAACACACCCCAGAATTGGGACGAACTCACCCTCACCTTTAACACCATTGGCGCCGAATGGACCGCGCCCAATGAGTTCGACCCCGACCGGGTCACCAGTTTCGATGACGCCCTGGGGAATGAAACAGCCGACAACACGACCGGCATCGCCACCATCAGCGGAGCCAACCTGGTCAACTTCCTGACCAGCCGGTTGACCGCGGGCGGCCTGGTTACGTTCATCCTCGACTTTGCGACCACAGAGGGCGGGCGCGGCTTCGCCTTTGGTTCGCGCGAGAACGCCGACCCGAATGCCCGGCCGCAACTGACCCTGGCCTATCAGGTGCCCGAACCCACAATGCCGGCCCTCCTGACCTTGGGCGGGTTACTGTTCCTCGCATGGTGTCGGCGACTCCGCTGA
- a CDS encoding DMT family transporter, which produces MKTVDAHSLRLSLGLLLAVFLWGGNNAGVRFLVQHWPPVFTGSTRFLLAGLLLWAVLRRTRWLGPWEPVPRTLNAPLWWRGGFSLAAYIVVFNEALRHTSASHVALLLAASPVWALVWEGRRPSPGQAARSYAAAALALAGVAVLVAPQLGQTDWSWTGELLGLLASVLWTNYGRQCRWLGQHLQGAEVTAHSMWRAAVWLSPWALAEVCTRPVPLRPDLVGVQLYCVLAGGVAAFGLWTHALRHWETSRVLLFNNLIPLTTMLWAAWFLGEPVTLRFFVALALVLSGVWLGRQPRPAIETGAEDPNQGPRPIRGP; this is translated from the coding sequence ATGAAGACCGTTGACGCACATTCCCTTCGGCTGTCGTTGGGGCTCCTGCTGGCGGTCTTTCTCTGGGGAGGCAACAACGCCGGCGTGCGGTTTCTGGTGCAGCATTGGCCGCCGGTTTTCACTGGCAGCACACGCTTTTTGTTGGCCGGTTTGCTGCTCTGGGCGGTGTTGCGCCGGACCCGCTGGCTGGGCCCCTGGGAGCCTGTCCCCCGCACGTTGAACGCACCCCTCTGGTGGCGCGGCGGATTCAGTCTGGCCGCCTACATCGTCGTCTTCAACGAGGCCCTGCGACATACGTCGGCGTCCCACGTTGCGCTGCTTCTGGCCGCTTCGCCCGTCTGGGCGCTGGTTTGGGAGGGCCGACGTCCCTCGCCGGGACAGGCAGCGCGATCGTACGCGGCAGCGGCGCTGGCGCTGGCCGGCGTGGCCGTGTTGGTGGCGCCGCAGCTCGGGCAGACGGACTGGAGCTGGACGGGCGAACTGCTCGGGCTGCTGGCAAGCGTCTTATGGACCAACTACGGCCGGCAGTGCCGCTGGTTGGGCCAACATCTGCAGGGAGCCGAGGTCACCGCGCACTCCATGTGGCGCGCGGCGGTTTGGTTGTCGCCCTGGGCATTGGCGGAAGTTTGCACGAGGCCGGTCCCCCTGCGCCCGGACCTGGTGGGCGTCCAGTTATATTGCGTGCTTGCGGGCGGGGTGGCTGCTTTCGGCCTGTGGACCCATGCCCTCCGGCATTGGGAAACCAGTCGGGTGCTGTTGTTCAACAACCTCATCCCTCTCACCACCATGTTGTGGGCGGCATGGTTCTTGGGCGAGCCGGTCACCCTGCGGTTCTTTGTGGCGCTGGCATTGGTACTGAGCGGGGTCTGGTTGGGACGGCAACCGCGTCCGGCCATTGAAACCGGAGCGGAAGACCCAAACCAGGGCCCCCGTCCCATTCGCGGTCCTTGA
- the thiS gene encoding sulfur carrier protein ThiS, translating to MPTVIANGKTVEAQVPCSLEEFLRAQGLPPRSVVVELNGEAIPPSQFPHRQVRPGDRLEIVRIVAGG from the coding sequence ATGCCAACGGTGATCGCCAACGGCAAGACGGTGGAAGCGCAGGTGCCCTGTTCGCTGGAGGAGTTCCTTCGTGCCCAGGGGCTGCCGCCACGCAGCGTCGTCGTCGAACTCAACGGCGAGGCCATCCCCCCGTCCCAATTCCCCCACCGACAGGTCCGGCCCGGCGATCGCTTGGAGATTGTCCGAATTGTTGCAGGCGGTTGA
- a CDS encoding NADH-quinone oxidoreductase subunit A, with translation MHGSATTYVTLAAFLVVALLFALVPLGLARLWARHFAPPKPGPIKNSIYECGLESRGDAWRPFRSSYYIYAIVFLVFDVEIVFLLPFAVAFGGLTVGAVLAMMLFLALLVEGLLWAWAKGVLRWV, from the coding sequence ATGCACGGGTCTGCGACAACTTACGTAACCTTGGCCGCGTTCCTGGTGGTGGCGCTGCTCTTTGCGCTGGTGCCGCTGGGCCTGGCGCGGCTCTGGGCACGGCATTTTGCCCCGCCAAAACCGGGTCCCATCAAAAACAGCATCTACGAGTGCGGTCTGGAATCGCGCGGGGATGCGTGGCGCCCCTTCCGCAGCTCGTACTACATCTACGCCATCGTGTTCCTGGTGTTCGACGTGGAGATCGTGTTCCTCCTGCCTTTCGCCGTCGCATTTGGAGGACTGACCGTGGGGGCAGTGCTGGCGATGATGCTGTTCCTGGCTTTGCTCGTGGAGGGATTGCTCTGGGCCTGGGCCAAGGGGGTGTTGCGATGGGTGTGA
- a CDS encoding putative quinol monooxygenase, producing MQIVHVHVQVKPGCEGPFLEATRRNARESRKEPGVVQFDVLQQEDDPTRFVLVEVYRTPEAVAAHKATPHYALWRDTVAPMMAVPRQGIRYRDCLCDETRAEPTAQGSPTA from the coding sequence ATGCAAATCGTGCATGTTCACGTGCAGGTAAAACCCGGCTGCGAGGGACCCTTCCTCGAGGCCACACGCCGGAACGCCCGGGAAAGCCGGAAAGAACCGGGCGTGGTGCAGTTCGACGTGTTGCAGCAGGAAGACGATCCCACACGGTTTGTCCTGGTGGAGGTGTACCGCACGCCGGAGGCGGTCGCCGCGCACAAGGCCACGCCGCACTATGCCCTCTGGCGGGACACGGTGGCGCCCATGATGGCCGTGCCCCGACAGGGGATCCGTTACCGGGATTGCTTGTGCGACGAAACCCGCGCCGAGCCCACTGCACAAGGTTCTCCCACCGCGTGA
- a CDS encoding NADH-quinone oxidoreductase subunit B, giving the protein MDAGLRSELQRHGIFVTTLEELYNWGRSNSLWPLGFGLACCAIEMIAASMARYDLARFGAEVFRPSPRQADLMIVAGTVTKKMAPQVVRLYNQMAEPKYVIAMGACAISGGPFKQGYNVLKGIDRYIPVDVHIPGCPPRPEALIHALMTLQQRIAEESLTGPNRPRHLRPDQPAEYPVPEYGPHDLVPPKNPDLFHPPLIQRPA; this is encoded by the coding sequence ATGGACGCAGGTTTGCGAAGCGAACTGCAGCGGCACGGAATCTTTGTGACGACCCTGGAAGAGCTGTACAACTGGGGCCGTAGCAATTCCCTTTGGCCGCTCGGTTTTGGCCTGGCCTGTTGCGCCATCGAGATGATTGCCGCCTCAATGGCACGGTATGATCTGGCCCGTTTCGGCGCCGAAGTGTTCCGTCCGTCGCCGCGCCAGGCCGACCTCATGATCGTGGCGGGCACGGTGACCAAAAAAATGGCCCCCCAGGTGGTCCGCCTCTACAACCAAATGGCCGAACCCAAATACGTCATCGCCATGGGGGCCTGCGCAATCTCGGGTGGCCCGTTCAAACAGGGTTACAACGTCCTGAAAGGCATCGACCGATACATCCCGGTGGACGTGCATATCCCCGGGTGCCCACCCCGACCCGAGGCGCTGATCCATGCCCTGATGACGCTCCAACAACGGATCGCTGAAGAATCACTGACCGGCCCCAACCGACCAAGACATCTGCGACCGGATCAGCCGGCCGAATACCCCGTCCCCGAATACGGGCCCCATGACCTGGTGCCACCCAAGAATCCCGACCTCTTTCACCCGCCCCTCATCCAACGCCCCGCCTGA
- a CDS encoding glycosyltransferase family 4 protein, producing the protein MAPTPCILTAGTPKRIGFISTRFRGTDGVTLEARKWARILEGLEHQCFWMAGELDAPPEVSHHVPLAFFGHPEVADLQARLFGVTTRSRETTDRIQAIKQQLKEEIYRFLDRFNIEVVVPENILSLPMHVPLGLAMTEVLAETGLPAIAHHHDFTWERERYVISAVNDYLRCAFPPSLHRIEHVVINSMAQKELARRCSLPSAIIPNVLDFETPPPGIDDYNRDLRREIGLAEDDWLILQPTRVVPRKGIEHAVELVRRLKDPRAKLVISHPAGDEGNAYVAMLQDRIADAGIEVKFIADRVGEHRGVNAAGQKVYTLFDIYPHADLVTYPSYYEGFGNAFLEAIYFGKPVVVNSYAVYARDIAPLGFRTITMSNLVTRETVEQVREILRNHQLREEWARTNYQLGLKYFSFAVARRKLVARLANLFGEGL; encoded by the coding sequence ATGGCACCAACCCCCTGCATCCTGACCGCCGGAACTCCCAAACGAATCGGGTTCATCTCCACCCGCTTCCGCGGGACCGACGGCGTAACCCTGGAAGCCCGCAAATGGGCGCGTATCCTGGAGGGCCTGGAGCACCAATGCTTCTGGATGGCCGGGGAACTGGATGCACCCCCGGAGGTCAGCCACCACGTACCACTGGCGTTTTTCGGCCATCCCGAAGTGGCCGACCTCCAGGCCCGGCTTTTCGGTGTCACCACCCGCAGCCGGGAAACCACCGACCGCATTCAGGCCATCAAACAGCAGCTCAAAGAGGAGATCTACCGCTTTCTGGACCGCTTCAACATCGAGGTGGTCGTCCCGGAAAACATCCTCTCCCTGCCCATGCACGTACCGCTGGGTCTGGCCATGACGGAGGTGCTGGCCGAGACCGGACTGCCCGCCATTGCGCATCATCACGACTTCACTTGGGAACGCGAACGCTACGTGATCAGCGCCGTCAACGATTACCTCCGGTGTGCCTTCCCGCCGTCGCTGCACCGGATCGAACACGTGGTCATCAACTCCATGGCCCAGAAGGAGCTGGCCCGGCGTTGCAGTCTGCCCTCGGCAATCATCCCCAACGTCCTGGATTTTGAGACCCCGCCACCGGGCATTGACGATTACAACCGCGATCTGCGACGCGAAATCGGCCTGGCCGAGGACGACTGGTTGATCCTGCAACCCACGCGCGTGGTCCCGCGGAAGGGCATCGAGCACGCGGTCGAACTGGTGCGCCGGCTCAAGGATCCACGGGCCAAACTGGTCATCTCGCATCCAGCCGGCGACGAGGGCAACGCCTACGTGGCCATGTTGCAGGACCGCATTGCCGACGCCGGCATCGAGGTGAAATTCATCGCCGATCGCGTGGGCGAACATCGGGGTGTCAATGCGGCCGGCCAAAAGGTCTACACGTTGTTCGACATCTACCCCCACGCCGACCTGGTAACCTACCCCAGCTACTACGAGGGCTTCGGCAACGCGTTCCTCGAGGCGATCTATTTCGGCAAGCCGGTCGTGGTGAATTCGTACGCGGTCTACGCCCGCGACATCGCGCCCCTGGGCTTCCGCACCATCACCATGTCCAACCTCGTCACCCGCGAGACTGTGGAACAGGTCCGGGAAATCCTCCGAAACCACCAACTGCGAGAGGAATGGGCCCGGACCAACTATCAACTCGGCCTGAAATACTTCTCGTTTGCCGTGGCCCGACGCAAATTGGTGGCGCGCCTGGCCAACCTCTTCGGCGAGGGACTGTGA
- a CDS encoding DUF3450 family protein translates to MRLGCWIGIVWCAAASFAGRAAEVTGSAGPEGASVLEQWVRTRQMISKVRSDWVAEREALEQTRALWEGELRTLEAAMSQVHTQSTVVVQERLQVEREKERLEKALEVLKGRLPELEGRVRRLAAGFPEPLKKTVQPLLDRLEGDGEVRGRSAWMRLQTLVTLLNEVEKFQSAVTVHPELRPGPDGKAVRVTVLYLGLGQAWFVDEGGRLAGRGVPGPDGWRWVEDSALAGRIRDAVEVYEGRQAARFVVLPVEVR, encoded by the coding sequence ATGAGACTCGGCTGTTGGATCGGGATTGTGTGGTGCGCGGCGGCTTCGTTTGCCGGGCGGGCGGCGGAGGTAACGGGTTCCGCAGGGCCCGAGGGGGCATCTGTTTTGGAGCAGTGGGTGCGGACGCGCCAGATGATTTCGAAGGTGCGCTCGGATTGGGTGGCGGAGCGTGAGGCGCTGGAGCAGACGCGTGCCCTGTGGGAGGGGGAGTTGCGGACATTGGAAGCGGCGATGTCGCAGGTGCACACGCAGAGCACGGTGGTGGTTCAGGAGCGGTTGCAGGTGGAGAGGGAAAAGGAGCGGTTGGAGAAGGCATTGGAGGTTTTGAAGGGGCGGTTGCCGGAGTTGGAGGGCCGGGTCAGGCGGTTGGCGGCGGGATTTCCGGAGCCGTTGAAGAAAACGGTGCAACCGTTGTTGGACCGTTTGGAGGGGGACGGTGAGGTTCGGGGCCGGTCCGCATGGATGAGGTTGCAGACGCTGGTGACGTTGTTGAACGAGGTGGAGAAGTTTCAATCGGCGGTGACGGTGCATCCGGAGTTGCGGCCCGGACCGGATGGGAAGGCGGTGCGAGTTACGGTGTTGTATCTGGGTCTGGGCCAGGCGTGGTTTGTGGATGAGGGCGGTCGGCTGGCGGGCCGGGGTGTACCGGGGCCGGATGGTTGGCGCTGGGTGGAGGATTCGGCGTTGGCCGGGAGGATTCGGGATGCCGTCGAGGTGTATGAGGGCCGTCAGGCGGCCCGGTTTGTGGTGTTGCCGGTGGAGGTGCGGTGA
- a CDS encoding rhodanese-like domain-containing protein, translating into MQHSPGFLALVNEAKKHIREVTVAEMRARLEVNPAAVLVDVREDHEWQAGHARGAVHLGRGIFERDLERRFPDKEIELILYCGGGYRSALAAEAAQRMGYRRVASLIGGYRALLMAGWPVETDAGPGPAPGVPAMAGRDSGAAP; encoded by the coding sequence ATGCAGCATTCACCCGGATTTCTGGCGCTGGTGAACGAGGCCAAAAAACACATCCGCGAGGTTACCGTGGCCGAGATGCGGGCCCGGTTGGAGGTGAACCCGGCGGCGGTGCTGGTGGATGTGCGGGAGGACCATGAATGGCAGGCCGGTCACGCGCGCGGGGCGGTGCATTTGGGACGCGGGATTTTCGAGAGGGACCTGGAACGGCGTTTTCCCGACAAGGAGATCGAACTGATTCTGTACTGTGGGGGCGGGTATCGGTCCGCCCTGGCGGCTGAAGCGGCCCAGCGGATGGGGTACCGGCGGGTGGCCTCGCTCATTGGTGGTTATCGTGCGCTTTTGATGGCGGGCTGGCCGGTGGAGACGGATGCAGGTCCCGGACCGGCTCCGGGTGTCCCGGCCATGGCGGGTCGAGACTCCGGGGCAGCCCCGTGA
- the argA gene encoding amino-acid N-acetyltransferase: MKPTDLRGILQYVPQFRDRTFVVAVDGAVVTDENFPNLLLDIAVLRSLNIHVVLVHGAAAQIEALGREQQVQPSNLDGDGVTDAATLRLALTASNRLTHEILEGLAATDLRAACPNAIVAYPAGILHGIDQLYTGKVERVDTELLETLLHHGIVPVIPPLGFDGEGHTYRVNSDSVAVAVATALKAVKLIFVTTRDALEHAGKPIRQILVAELEQLLAQQPEGFPRELVSKARHAAAACRAGVHRVHIINGRIHEGLLAEVFSNEGVGTLVYADEYQQIRRALKKDARTIYALIQQAMATDELMRRSRASIEKQIGDYYLFEIDRNPVACVALHVYPEEGKGELACLYVKPSHENQGIGRKLIHFVENRARELGLRMLFALSTQTFMYFQTKAGFVEGTPDDLPPARREKYEQSGRRSKILIKPL, encoded by the coding sequence GTGAAACCGACGGACCTACGAGGCATCCTGCAGTACGTCCCGCAGTTTCGGGACCGCACCTTTGTCGTCGCCGTGGACGGCGCGGTGGTGACGGACGAGAACTTTCCGAACCTCCTGCTGGACATTGCCGTTCTGCGATCGTTGAACATTCACGTGGTCCTCGTGCACGGTGCGGCCGCGCAGATCGAAGCCCTGGGTCGGGAACAACAGGTGCAACCCTCCAACCTCGACGGCGACGGCGTCACCGACGCGGCGACCCTCCGCCTGGCCCTGACGGCGTCGAATCGGTTGACCCACGAGATTCTCGAAGGGCTGGCCGCCACGGACCTGCGCGCCGCCTGTCCCAACGCCATTGTGGCCTACCCGGCCGGGATCCTGCACGGAATTGACCAGTTGTACACGGGCAAGGTCGAGCGTGTGGACACCGAGCTGCTGGAAACGCTGTTGCACCACGGGATCGTCCCGGTGATCCCGCCCCTGGGTTTCGACGGCGAAGGCCACACCTACCGCGTCAACTCCGACAGCGTGGCCGTGGCCGTGGCCACCGCGTTGAAGGCGGTCAAATTGATCTTCGTCACAACCCGCGACGCCCTGGAACACGCAGGCAAACCGATCCGCCAGATCCTGGTGGCCGAGCTGGAACAGTTGCTGGCCCAACAGCCGGAAGGGTTCCCGCGCGAGCTCGTGTCCAAAGCCCGCCACGCCGCGGCCGCCTGCCGGGCCGGCGTGCACCGGGTCCACATCATCAACGGCCGTATCCACGAGGGACTGCTGGCCGAGGTGTTCTCCAACGAGGGAGTCGGCACCCTGGTGTACGCCGACGAATACCAGCAGATCCGGCGCGCCCTCAAAAAGGATGCCCGCACCATCTACGCCCTCATCCAGCAGGCCATGGCCACCGACGAACTGATGCGCCGGAGCCGGGCCAGCATCGAAAAGCAGATCGGCGATTACTACCTGTTTGAAATCGACCGCAACCCGGTGGCGTGCGTGGCCCTGCACGTGTACCCGGAAGAGGGCAAGGGCGAACTGGCCTGCCTGTACGTCAAACCGAGCCACGAAAACCAGGGCATCGGCCGCAAACTGATCCACTTCGTGGAAAACCGGGCGCGCGAACTCGGCCTGCGCATGTTGTTTGCCCTGTCCACCCAGACCTTCATGTACTTCCAAACCAAGGCCGGATTCGTGGAGGGGACACCCGACGATCTGCCACCGGCCCGACGCGAGAAATACGAACAAAGCGGACGACGTTCCAAGATCCTGATCAAACCTCTTTGA
- a CDS encoding family 43 glycosylhydrolase → WIYPTRGDGRPDRFFAFSSTNLSHWVQHGPVLSLDEVAWVPEDGAPRHYAWAPSVLHHRGRWYFYYSVGPQNPTPSRIGVAVGDNPAGPFHDSGRPLLTGSADFEAIDPMVFADPASGKLYLYAGGSAGAKLRVFELADDPTHIAREIPVETPPFFTEGAFMHHHNGRYYLSYSHGNYRDASYSVHYATAPTPTGPWTYRGPILTSDATRKGPGHHSFLRLPDSERWLIFYHRWEGQTGNGPFHGQRWICIEPVEYNPDGTIQPIRMSGGL, encoded by the coding sequence TGGATCTATCCCACGCGCGGCGATGGTCGACCGGACCGCTTCTTCGCATTTTCCTCCACGAACCTCAGCCACTGGGTCCAACACGGGCCCGTGCTCAGCCTGGACGAGGTCGCCTGGGTCCCCGAAGACGGTGCGCCCCGACACTACGCATGGGCACCGTCCGTCCTCCATCACCGCGGTCGGTGGTACTTCTACTACTCCGTCGGTCCCCAAAACCCCACGCCCTCCCGCATCGGCGTGGCTGTCGGCGACAACCCCGCCGGACCGTTCCACGACAGCGGCCGTCCCCTCCTCACCGGGAGCGCCGATTTCGAAGCCATCGACCCCATGGTCTTCGCCGACCCCGCCTCCGGCAAACTCTACCTCTACGCCGGCGGCAGTGCCGGCGCCAAACTCCGCGTGTTCGAACTCGCAGACGACCCGACCCACATCGCACGCGAAATCCCCGTCGAAACCCCGCCCTTCTTCACCGAAGGCGCCTTCATGCACCACCACAACGGCCGTTACTACCTCTCCTACAGCCACGGCAACTACCGCGACGCCTCCTACTCCGTCCACTACGCCACCGCACCCACTCCCACGGGCCCCTGGACCTATCGCGGTCCCATCCTCACAAGCGATGCCACCCGTAAAGGCCCCGGACACCATTCCTTCCTCCGCCTCCCCGACTCCGAGCGCTGGCTCATCTTCTACCACCGCTGGGAAGGCCAGACCGGCAACGGCCCCTTCCACGGCCAACGATGGATCTGCATCGAACCGGTCGAGTACAACCCCGACGGCACCATCCAACCCATCCGCATGTCCGGCGGACTCTGA
- a CDS encoding NADH-quinone oxidoreductase subunit C has product MEPLESIRDRILQAVPGARIELVPNPSPSGQHSLLVDAEHALAVARFLRDDPQLRFDYCSNVTGVDWLDTEVEEKVRTKVRVDGEEREVEETRKSIRPGYLEVVYHLYSVGLRHGPLVLRMRTGNRTDQVHLPSLTPVWRSCEFQEREVFDLFGVIFDGHPDLRRILMWDGFEDHPMRKDYVEPDDYEYEPTPHGTVAEKARRWLETGGQAPSAGPAAS; this is encoded by the coding sequence ATGGAACCGTTGGAATCCATTCGCGACCGCATCCTCCAGGCCGTGCCCGGCGCACGGATTGAACTGGTGCCCAACCCCTCGCCCTCAGGCCAGCATTCCTTGCTGGTGGACGCCGAACACGCCCTGGCGGTGGCGCGGTTCTTACGGGACGACCCACAACTCCGCTTCGACTACTGCTCCAATGTCACCGGCGTGGACTGGCTTGACACCGAAGTCGAAGAAAAAGTCCGCACAAAAGTGCGGGTGGACGGGGAGGAACGCGAAGTGGAAGAAACCCGCAAGAGCATCCGACCCGGTTACCTGGAAGTGGTTTACCACCTCTACTCCGTGGGGTTGCGACACGGGCCGCTCGTGCTCCGCATGCGGACCGGCAACCGCACCGATCAAGTCCACCTGCCCTCCCTCACACCCGTCTGGCGGAGCTGCGAATTCCAGGAACGCGAGGTGTTCGACCTTTTCGGCGTCATCTTCGACGGGCACCCCGACCTGCGCCGCATCCTCATGTGGGACGGTTTCGAAGACCACCCCATGCGCAAGGATTACGTGGAACCTGACGACTACGAATACGAACCCACCCCCCACGGTACCGTGGCCGAAAAGGCGCGGCGATGGCTGGAAACCGGCGGGCAGGCACCCTCGGCCGGCCCGGCAGCGTCCTGA